A DNA window from Rhineura floridana isolate rRhiFlo1 chromosome 11, rRhiFlo1.hap2, whole genome shotgun sequence contains the following coding sequences:
- the LOC133367683 gene encoding olfactory receptor 5F1-like, translating into MERKNQTTLKEFILLGLSDDPKLQSLLFAIGLLIYVLTLTGNLTIITLIQTDQHLHTPMYFLLSNLSFTEICYITTTMPKMLWDLLSVDKTISFTGCVLQMYFFLTTAATETALLSVMAYDRYAAICHPLRYTLYMSQSVCKWLLTASWTIGHLNAIINTAFVFSLRFCGSNKIVHFFCDIPPVLHLSCSDTSLAELMTFIISGSIMITTVSLIVLSYILIVSAVLKIHSAQGRIKTFSTCASHLTVVSIFYSTAIFTYMRPSSWHSMEQDRLISLLYTIITPLLNPLIYSFKNKEIQAAFLNVLGKKGHCAL; encoded by the coding sequence atggaaagaaaaaaccAAACAACTCTGAAAGAATTCATCCTTTTGGGACTGTCAGATGATCCTAAACTCCAGAGCCTCCTCTTTGCAATAGGACTGTTGATCTATGTACTCACCTTGACAGGGAATCTAACCATCATTACTTTGATACAGACTGATCAGCACCtccacactcccatgtacttctTGCTGAGCAACCTGTCATTTACTGAGATCTGCTACATCACTACCACCATGCCAAAGATGTTGTGGGACCTCCTGTCAGTGGACAAGACCATCTCCTTTACTGGCTGTGTGCTCCAAATGTACTTCTTTCTAACCACAGCTGCCACAGAAACTGCCTTGCTCTCTGTTATGGCATATGACCGTTATGCTGCCATCTGCCACCCACTGCGCTACACTTTGTACATGAGCCAGTCAGTCTGCAAGTGGCTTTTGACAGCTTCGTGGACCATTGGCCATCTCAATGCCATCATCAACACAGCCTTTGTCTTCTCCCTAAGGTTCTGTGGTTCCAATAAGATTGTCCATTTTTTTTGTGACATCCCACCTGTCCTGCATCTTTCCTGCTCGGATacctccctagctgagctgatgacTTTTATAATCTCTGGCAGCATCATGATAACAACAGTCTCCTTGATTGTCCTCTCCTACATCCTCATTGTCTCAGCTGTACTCAAAATTCATTCAGCCCAAGGTAGGATCAAGACATTCTCTACCTGTGCCTCCCACCTTACTGTGGTGAGCATCTTCTACAGCACAGCCATCTTCACCTACATGCGTCCTTCTTCCTGGCACTCCATGGAGCAGGACCGCCTGATCTCTCTGTTGTATACTATCATCACTCCCTTACTAAACCCTCTCATCTACAGCTTCAAGAACAAGGAAATACAGGCTGCATTTCTGAATGTTCTTGGAAAGAAAGGACATTGTGCACTTTGA